The region CTACCAGAAGCCAGCTTCTATCACAGAATCTCGTTATCTCGACCTAATTAATTTCTTTGGCTCTGCTGTCCTGTCACACTTCGTTCTAATCGCACTATCTCGGTGGTCGCCTCTCTAGCGGTTGATTTTCTGTCACATTCCGCGTTGATTTAGAGGTCCGTGCCTTCGGTCGATACGAAAAGTGCCACCCAAAACATCGAATCCTAGATTACTGTCTCTGTCCATCACGGTCATGGACATCATGTAGACACAAGTTTTACTACCAACATAAAACTTGGGCATTTACAAGATTCTATTAAGTACAGTGTTAAGGGAAAATAAGGAAGGAATGTTGAGGTGGGGATTACAAGACATTATCCAAAATGAGGAATATGACCATTCATCATTCAACTGCGACCAATGATAATGTAGCAAAGCCGATGTTGACATGGATTGATATTTCTAATCTACGGTGATTTTATTACTTTTTCACTCTGGGTCCTATCTAAATATCACGTAATATGATTGAGTCTATATCTTCGACCGTAATTCTGGGCTTGGTTAGTAGAATAAAACTTCACTTTTTTGTTCTCTGCCTCAAAACTTACTTTAACTTGATatcaacaagagttcgaagatcttaCGCctgcatgaaatatttagagtttctcgTATATCTTGTTTAAATGTATTACATTTGCTCTGGATTCTGGTTTTGATTAACagtacatgtgtccattgatcgcTTCGTGTCACTCAATCAGGCTCTACGATGAACTTGAAAGCATCGCGTTCTCCCAGTCTGTTGGACGAGCTTTGGACCCGGGCCAAGCTAACCTTCCCATCCTGTCAGTCAGTGGGACCAGCTTTGGACCTGGGCCAAGCTAACCTTCCCATCCTGTCAGTCAGTGGGACCAGCTTTGAACCTGGGCCAAGCTAACCTTCCCACCCTACACCCAGTGTATGggaccaactttgcacccaagccaagccaaccttcccattCTGTCAGTCTGTGGAACCAACTTTGAACCCGGGCCAAGctaaccttcccatcctgccagtcttcAGTTACACTATTTCCCCCCTCACATCCTACCACTCTACAACATTACAATAAGTACGGACAGACacgacagacaaacaaacagcacactgaaaacaataaaaacagatCCGCTGCTGTTTTTACAAATCAATTTCCATAGTTTTGCGCAACCCTTCACGACGAGCTTCCATCATAGGCTCGAAAAGCAAGCTAGTTATGTGTTCTTTGGATGTCCGCGTCCAACGTTAGCGTACCACGTAGTACTTAGTTTATAGACCATCAAAGAACGTAGGACAACTCCATTTCTGACCGAAATAACAAGGACTCCGAGAAACGAACCCTGTGAACGTCAAGGCTAAACACATACAATTCTCAAGCGTTAAAGGCTAAATACTTTCAGttctcaagaaaaaaaaaacattcctaGGCCTGGTTGTCTGTAAGGTACATATCAACCTTGCCGATATTGCATGCGCAGTACACTACATCACGACAACAAATTCTTAGTTCTATTCAGTATCGCAGATTTTTCCAACAGCTCTTCCTTTCCGAactatttaaaaagaaaataacactATAAATATCGGCGTACTGAATGGTTTTTACGTACCTAAATCAGCAGCAGCACAGTGAACCGTGGGACAGACGAGCCTGCGATGCTAACTACACTTCTTCTACGGCTGACTTGAAGGAGGCGATGCGGAACATAGCACTAAGACGCTGCTTCGCCGCACCAGAAGAATTTCAAGTTGTCTAGCGGAAAGAGGGAATGATAAGGCTCTCTGACTCATGAATCTTGCCGGGCTGACAGGTGTTATCATCCGTTTTACCTGGGCAGTACTAGGCTTCTGTTCACGGCAGCAGTGAAGCGTGAAGGCTTCTTACGGTGAGCCTCGGTGGAAGAGAAATTGTCGCCGCAAGTTTCTTCTCCTCAAGCTATctgcttttctttctttctttattggGATGGGAGTGGTGGGGGCATGCAGCATTTCCTTCAATACTGTCTGCTACCATGTTATTGATATGTCAGATTTAAGAAATTACAATCATAACCAATTAAGATAACACAAAATACACTTGGtttgacacaaacaaacatgtctatGTATTTCACTATTTCCGGCGTATTTTGCCATACAATTAGTCAAGCCAtaagcctgactaaatcgcgctcctagcggccggcccgacggttaCCGCCCACTgtgggagggggtcattaaccccagccagcgagagattgtgtcaACACAAGCTAGTCAAACCATAATTGTTCTAAAATCATAGGATTCTATAACTACATATTGAACAATTCTTATGGCACGCGTATTTGGTAACCTACAAACAGCAGGGAAAATACTTAATACGCAGCAGAAAGCACAAATGTATGTCTGAGCATCAATTACGTTTTGTAGTGAAGTACGAGAAAAACAGCTTGGATGGGAGAAGAGTGAGAATTGATGTTTTAAAAGGGCAAAGCAATTAAGATGTTATCACTTAGTTCATACTGACACAGCACACCTGGCCTTCGTTGATTAAGCGTAATGATGGCAATCTGAACTGAAGACTGACTtttggcaacataaaaacacCGCACAAAATCATAGGACTAGTAAATATAGATATTTGGGGAGCGTACAATTGTCATCGAAGTTGTCCATTATACAGCACAGTTTGTTTCAATAAACGAGTCTATGTAACCGGTGCATTGTCAATGTCTATGTTGGGCAGCCAGTTATTGAACCActacagcagcagaacacagtggactactatcaAGTAAACGGTCTACAGATTGAGGTATGTCCTTCTTGTATTTTTTGTGCATGGTCTGGTGTTCAGATTTTTATAATATAAGTGAATGGACAGACGATAAAAGGGCCAAACTTCTCAAGGTAAATTGGATGATTGTTGAAAGTGACAAATATCATCCTAACGATGTGGGGGACTGATGACTGGCGACGGTTGCTTGTTGTTCCTCATATTTTGTGAGAAGGAAtaccattcagcaccaagggcagcaCTGTTGTTGCAAGACAACCaattgtgtgtatttgttttagtcTGACGCAGGAAATGTCTTTGAAAGAACTTCAAATATAGGTCAACTATGCGGAGCTGCAGCTAGTTTGTTCTCACCGCTTTCTTGCTCCATTTGATAACCGTCTCCTGATGATGGCGTAATGGTAGTGGGCCGACGCCTTGCGGGCAACATTATAATCATTCTGGGCGGGAAGACTTCatgtctgtgattggtcagttggATAATGCTTCGAAAATTCCTATTGGTAGAAATGCAACCCCTACTGACCAATTGTAccgtagcctgtgtttacacaagctctcgctgaCGTAGGTTCATGACCCCCGCCGGTCGCTAAGAGCACGACTTAGTCAGGCTAAATTGCACCGTGGCAGCAATATAACACCCATGGCAAGGCTATACCCCGTCAATCAAATTTTACCTATCTGCGATTGgatatttttgtccaatcatATTAGCGATAGCCATTGTGTTAGCCAATCAACATCAAGTATATTTTTGCCCATATCAACGAAGTCTCTGCAGTTTGCACGCTTAGAACAAGGGGTCGCTGCAAGACCGTCAACTGAATCTGCAGCCTGGATGCCACACATGTTAGCCTTAGTCCACTCCCCTCGATTGCTAAGTGCCGTGAAATATAGTACTAATTTTCAAGTTGGTGCTGTACAATGATTACAGTGGCTTACAAGTTCATGTAATTCCTGTATGTGCAGGCAGAGCGAGCCCATGAGGTTGTATCCATCTCAGCACCTGTACCGAGGAAGGAAAGCTGCAAGTTGGGACACTTTTGGATAGTTCTTCGAAGAAACTTTGTTCCGGCTAACCATATAAAGTCAAGTGCTGAATGTATTGTTCCCGGCTCTCAAAATGTGACTGGTATGTCCTGATAAAGACCAGGACGTAGCGGCCTCTTGCAGTTTATTCACAAAGTGTCACTGTCAGTCGACTGAGAGGCCGGAGACACGTCGAGATGTTCTACACACCCATCGTGGCAATAATGAAAGCCTTACACATTGCTGTACATCGCCGATTTTATATCCGCGTGAAACTTCTCTGATAGAAGTGACCGGgtagaagaaaagaaaacaagatgtcataaaactaGTTGTAGTTTCGAGCGCACAAACATACTTCTATCTCTAACTTTGTACATGCGGGATTTTTATCGAACGAGTAGGTAAATTGTATACTGAATCATAGCGAAGGGTTTAAGAAAATCGTGTAATGGTATTGCAGTACCAACCATAGTTGACAGATGTCGTTGTGATACTGTCTACAATAACATTGGAACCATTTggggtacatgtatgcagggcCAAACGCGTGATTCTTTTAAGCCTGCTTGCACGAGAAAACAATGTATTGGTGATACAACATAGATAATAAAAGATACTGAGCATAAAATCATATTGTCtattaaaacatttttatacAGAAAAATACATCTAAATTTTGAAACTACCTATCAAAATAAATGATGTTAATTCTTAAACACATAGACTTCTGTCACAAGTACTGTCAAAACTAAAGTGGTACAATTGTATTAGCCTATAAAAACTAGTCTAGAAGTTCAGTGGTTCATGCATGTCAGTATGATTGTTATTAAAACATAGTCAACTGGGTATAATCATATAAAACATACTAAAAACATATTGTTACTTTTCTTTTAAACTGGCCAAACATCTTCATCTATTTGATAAGTTATGAAATTATAAACTCATAGATATCGGAACAAGAGGCATTCCATAGTTTGCATCTGCAACAGTATGAGTGAATAAATAGTTGTCATGTGCTGCTATCCACAAGTGAAACTGATCATGCATaactacacctacatgtatatgtctacaTGTAATACCCTAAACATGCAAATACATTAGCTATACAGTTGTACatagggggtgtccctgtggtgtagttgGTCTGCaattctgtctctcaccacatctagttcaaattacttggaccagaaggactggggttcaagccccaggtaggacacatctggacaagaggcgcattgagtcataccaaagactttataaaaatggtacatacttctgaaacagtgtggaagttaaacacacttcactgccagtggactagccccctgctacagtgattgcaccagtgtggcccagggctatgaaacggagatgggcaccgccctatacatcaataatgctgcaataatggtgtgggaggattttaactaactcaACTAATACAGTACAGTTGTCCATATATGTACTGTATAAAGGGTATGCAAACTTATCTACAGACACTGAGATAGTCCTACTGTTTTGGAACTGTCCTGTTCCCTGTCAATATCTATTTGAGAAGTATAGTAGATCAGGTGCCTCTTAATGTTCCTATGCACCAGTGTTCATATGCCATGGAAATGACTCCATGTATTGTTCCCCATATCACAGAATGAGGTCAGAAGTTGGGAATGATATGTgtatcagcaaggaggttaaatatgtcTATacaccaaacctccttggtatcagTTAGGCTTGCTAGCCACACATGACTAGATTAGGATGGCATCCGCGTGTGCataaatttttgtctgtttccaaaataaaagtttgcgaccatactataaattgtacaaagaagctggaaaatgagcaaatatatgaggtagattgcaaaaaaacacagtaGAATTTGTGtattggaaaatggatactaatgtcttaGAACGCATTTTTTGCTATCTGTACTGATGTTGTCATAAACGTACTCCTAAtgtcaaaaataaagaatttaggGTCTGGTATAGGATGTTGTGTTCAGTCACTTGTCCAACCTTTCAGACCACTTATATATTagttagatttcataatgaatacaatttttttgcatgctcgcatcagttctGGGGTgcctagaggatgtcattcatataatcaaattagcCTTACCTAACTTAAATATACTTGTGGACATACAATTACACAACAGGTAAGTTAGATGTACCTGAATGTCATCCCTGCTTTTTTTAGTCCttatttttactattttcctcTACATCTATAACTGTAATCATCACTCCTGTGCTGTTTTCTCTGTATCTTGTGGTTCTTTGTTTTTACATGTGTGGATCTGGAGATAGGACTCTTCAGTAGTTTTGTACCCACAGTCCTCACAATGGAAGAACTTCTGCTCAGTGTGAATGTGGGTCTTCATGTGTTTTGCCAATAGCCTCTTTTGAACAGTTCTGTACccacattccccacacatgaagggctTGTTCCCATTATGAGTAGCCATGTGGGCTGCAAGCGCCGTCTTGTAAGCCGACCTGTAGCCACACACGTCACATCCAAacggtttctccccagtgtgtttCCTCATGTGAATAACCAGAGCACTGTTACTTGGCGCCTTGTACCAACACTCCTGACATACGTGTCGGCTGTTATCGGCAGACTTCCTTCTAGATTTCGCCGGACTGTCGGACTCTGTAGTTTGACTTCTTTTGGACAAGTTCTGCCAGATTGCCATCGCTTCTTCGGATGTGGTCACAGTGCAGGTGGGCTGCTGGGTTCCTAACAGGGAGTCGTTTGAAGAAGATCCTTCTGTTCCCAGGGCCTCTAAAAGGACAGGGCACGACATTGTTGTCGTCCCTACCGCATCCAAAGCCTGGAGCGCTGGGTTGGACAGGGGGGGAGAAACACCTGGCAGCGTCTGCAGGTAGCCTGGTGGTCTTGAAGAATCAGAGTTAAAGAACTCTTGTTGGCTGTATACGGCCAAATTCTCTACTGGTCTTGCTACACCAGTACTAGTGGTACCGGTATCTTTGTGTCCAGTATTGGGAGATGTGGGGTTGTTTGATGTGTCCATTATCAATTCTGGCATATCTGTTTCTATCCCGGATGTTTCCTGGACTTGTGTACTGTCAGACACAACACTTGGACCCAAACCTCCTTTGGTATAGTTGTTTGTCTCCATGTTTATCAATCCTTTAGTTCTCTGTACTTCCTCTGGTTGGGAAGTACTACTTCCAACGTTCCGACTGGAATCTGGCTGAACAGTTGCTCCTTCTTCAACTACTCGAATCTCCTGTGTTGTCACAACTGTACAAGTGGCTTCTACGGGTGATTCCTTCTCTTGGATGTCCCTCTGCACACAGGTATCTGGCCCAGTGTTGTTCTCAGGTGGTGACAGCACTCTTTGCACATCTGTGCTAGAGAGGGAATCAGGAGTGTTACACGCAGGCGGTCCCTTGCTACTCGTATGTCTGCCTCTCTGGACAGGGCTCGGTTGTGGTCTGGAATGTTGGGGTGTGTGCACTGCTGCACCAGTGGTTGCTCCTGTGCTGGGAGCATCTTCTTGTCTTCCAGGTTCCGGTTCGTCATCTTCCACCACTATCACATCAGCTGTGTCTTCTTCAGCGGGAGGGGTTTTCTGCACAGGCAGGCTTCTGGCATTCTCCCCTGAACTCGTCGTCTGCTTACCAAAGCTGCCATCCTTCTGGCCACTCCCTCTCCTTTCTCTTTCCACGCATGATGCACTTCTCTTGGtgctgataggtggtgctggtGTAGTGTTCCTACCCTCCTGTCCTGGAGCAGGTCTTGTGacagttgttgttgtactgTGTTCTCTCTGTAAGTTGGCACACGCAGCCCTCCTCCCCCTGCTGTACTCCTCTATCATGACATCACACAGCAGGCTGATGAGGTCCTCCCGACTGCTGGAGTCTGTGACGGGGTGGATGTTCCTCCTCCCCAGCTCCAGGATCAGCTCCTCTACGTACAGCCTGGGCAGGACCGCCAGGGTCACCTCTCGAGACAGACCACACACCATCATCGTAGCCAGCCTGAAACGATATTACAAGGATACATTAATGAAGGCAACactactacagtactactactacagtattgTCAGTCAGACTATACCAGGGTCACCTCTCAAGGCAGACCACACACCATCATCGTAGCCAGCCTGAAATGATATTACAaggatacgttgatgaaggttagacatccaggtagtaagatacgccaaaaatagtaactcaagcaactggataaaaattttgaaacagtcagactgatATTACAAGGATAcattgaaaattttcaaaacagaatgTTCTCTTAGACACCTGATATAGGTTACACATTGTACAATATTCTGTGACATTGATTAAGATGCTGTGACGGATGTGATATCACGAAAAAAAGGGTACACTGATGAAGGTAACACTACTACTAGTTCACTACTGTCATTCAGAATATACAGACTAAGACAAATACTGCGCAAcacaaaagatacaatacaTAATGTTCAGAAAAAACAGTTCAAGAGATCTAAAAGACAACTCACTTAATGTTCAAGTAACAGTTCAAGTTTGTTTGGTTGGGTCTACTGCATTTCTTTGGCGTCTTTTGTATCCCAAGTTTTCCCAGTTTTGAAAGACAAAGGTCAGACATCTACTAGGTAATTGATATTGAATGTAGTACTCTCATAAAACCAATTTccgcctacattcatgtacagtGTCCTGTTATTTAGCCTTGTAATGAAGGTGTGATGACCTCTTGTTATAAATTTGGTCACAAGCAGATCAAGAAAGTAAGCAAAACAGAATGTTTCCCTTCCCCTAATATGGTATGggataatataatatatatatataatcataatacaaCACAATTACAATACAATATCATACAATTCCTTTGAATAAGTATACATTCATTTTGTGAACTGTTGCAATGGCCAAGGGGATAGAGCATTCAAATCCGGCAGggtctttttaaaaatcatatgaCTGAATAGGGAAAAGTACATTATATTAAGAATCAACCTGTTCTGAACTAAAAAAACgtactcaccggaattttccaCTGGTTCTCCCAGTCTTCCTCAGCTTTCTGACACAATTGCTCTGGACATGTGAGTTTTATTCAAGTGTGGTGTCAGTAATGGGTCACAACTGAACATTGGAAGTCTGTTGTTGGAAGGCCCCGCCTAATGTACCTGTGAAAATAACATAAAAATCAGAAGGGATTGTGAACTTGCCTCAGGGTACCAGACTACTGCGCTAcagtcgctaatccttcggTCGGGGAAGCGAATTGCCCTGCCACCACAGTTGGCACACGGGCCCCTAATATTAGTGCTCACAGATAGATATTAGAGACCAGCTTCCCAAGAGAGACCAGGTGCCCACTCTATCCCCTACTAGACCTTCTCGGGGCAAAAGGGATTGTCTCGCATTGCGCAAATGTTTCCAGGCTAATCGTGAACCAGGCTTAAAGTCTCTCAAGAAATCATACATTGGTGTAACTAATGCAGATATTAGAGATCGGCTGCCCAAGAGAGACCAGTTGCCAATTCTATCCCCTACTAGGCCTTCCCCaaccaaaaggggttatcgtctCGCAAATTGCGCGAATGGTCTGGTATTCAGGCTAATCGTGAACCAGTCTTAAAGTCTCTCAAGAAATCATATACTCGTGTAACTATTGCGGACACAGTTATTAAAGCGTTATGTAAAATGGATTATAGTAAAAAGGTGGAGAGGGATGTGCCATCGGAATTCAAAGGTGCCTCCGCAGCATAGGGGATCCTGAATATACTATTAATATAAAAACTGGAGAGGAGTGTGGCaggggtagacaggccaggtagacaggacAGCTAGCCAGGcctggtagacagcccagccttttccgcaaacccccCTGAATGGATCATGAACGTTATATAGATATAAAAGCTGGGGAGGGGTATGGCAGTGGGATTCAAAGGGGCCTGCATGTGTTACGCTACATTCAACAATcgagtaaagaaaaaaatttggtAACGGCCTCGCTATGAATTACGTGAATAAGACGGCTTTCACTATATCGATTGAAAATCAGTTTTTACGGGAAAGGGGCCTACATACAACCTTCCCTCCCCAAAGCTGCTGGAGGATTAGTCCAAAACAAAATATTATGAATTTCATCTCATCTTCATTCTCGGTCACATGTTTACTacaaactgttgttgttttctttactcTAGCATTGAGAATTTTCAGAAGCTTTGGGGTCACATAAATATTTAAATCACTGCTCTGCATACTCCCTAAAACACCTTGATATATAAACGTTACATACAAGTATTTGTGAACAAATAttctttcttgaaaatgtataaATGTCTTCCCTTGCGTCTTACCTTACTTccaaacatatcaaatatcaagaaaGAAGATAAGAAAGCAGGAATTCCGCGAGATGACAGAcgggaacaaaagaaaacatggcTACTACGCTGtgagaggtcaaaggttaagtaG is a window of Branchiostoma lanceolatum isolate klBraLanc5 chromosome 8, klBraLanc5.hap2, whole genome shotgun sequence DNA encoding:
- the LOC136440211 gene encoding uncharacterized protein, coding for MMVCGLSREVTLAVLPRLYVEELILELGRRNIHPVTDSSSREDLISLLCDVMIEEYSRGRRAACANLQREHSTTTTVTRPAPGQEGRNTTPAPPISTKRSASCVERERRGSGQKDGSFGKQTTSSGENARSLPVQKTPPAEEDTADVIVVEDDEPEPGRQEDAPSTGATTGAAVHTPQHSRPQPSPVQRGRHTSSKGPPACNTPDSLSSTDVQRVLSPPENNTGPDTCVQRDIQEKESPVEATCTVVTTQEIRVVEEGATVQPDSSRNVGSSTSQPEEVQRTKGLINMETNNYTKGGLGPSVVSDSTQVQETSGIETDMPELIMDTSNNPTSPNTGHKDTGTTSTGVARPVENLAVYSQQEFFNSDSSRPPGYLQTLPGVSPPLSNPALQALDAVGTTTMSCPVLLEALGTEGSSSNDSLLGTQQPTCTVTTSEEAMAIWQNLSKRSQTTESDSPAKSRRKSADNSRHVCQECWYKAPSNSALVIHMRKHTGEKPFGCDVCGYRSAYKTALAAHMATHNGNKPFMCGECGYRTVQKRLLAKHMKTHIHTEQKFFHCEDCGYKTTEESYLQIHTCKNKEPQDTEKTAQE